A section of the Neisseria dumasiana genome encodes:
- a CDS encoding quinone-dependent dihydroorotate dehydrogenase has translation MYSFVRPLLFKTDPETSHHFVLNALNSAYRLGVLPTIDRDTRPTRLMGLDLPNPVGLAAGLDKNGAYIDALAALGFGFIEVGTVTPRPQSGNPQPRLFRLPEHQAIINRMGFNNHGIDAMLNNIRNSRYNGVLGINIGKNADTPIEQAASDYLICLEKAYEYAGYITVNISSPNTKNLRDLQGGDELTALLGKLKDKQLSLSAAQGRYVPLAVKIAPDLDEAQVAEIARVALATEMDGIIATNTTIDKSSLGNHPQAGEQGGLSGLPVREKSNRVLVQLVKELEGRLPVIGVGGIVNGSDAAEKMRLGAAAVQVYSGLIYRGPELVRECLKACR, from the coding sequence ATGTATTCTTTTGTGCGTCCGCTGTTGTTTAAAACAGATCCTGAAACTTCACATCATTTTGTGTTAAATGCGTTGAATTCGGCTTACCGTTTGGGGGTATTGCCCACCATCGACCGCGATACCCGCCCGACCCGTTTGATGGGTTTGGATTTGCCCAATCCTGTGGGGCTGGCGGCGGGTTTGGATAAAAACGGGGCGTATATTGATGCGTTGGCGGCTTTGGGTTTCGGTTTTATCGAGGTGGGTACGGTGACGCCGCGTCCGCAGAGCGGCAACCCTCAGCCGCGTTTGTTCCGCCTGCCCGAACATCAGGCGATTATTAACCGTATGGGGTTTAATAATCACGGTATTGATGCGATGCTCAATAATATCCGCAACAGCCGTTACAACGGTGTTTTGGGCATCAATATCGGTAAGAATGCCGATACGCCTATCGAGCAGGCGGCATCTGATTATTTGATTTGTTTAGAAAAAGCATATGAATATGCCGGTTATATTACGGTAAACATTTCTTCGCCGAACACGAAAAACCTGCGTGATTTGCAAGGCGGGGATGAGTTGACGGCGTTGTTGGGCAAGCTGAAAGACAAGCAGTTGTCGTTGTCTGCCGCGCAAGGCCGTTATGTGCCGTTGGCGGTGAAAATCGCGCCTGATTTGGATGAGGCGCAAGTGGCTGAAATCGCCCGTGTGGCGTTGGCAACGGAGATGGACGGCATTATTGCGACCAATACGACGATCGATAAATCTTCGCTCGGCAACCATCCGCAAGCGGGGGAGCAGGGTGGCTTGAGCGGTTTGCCTGTGCGCGAGAAAAGCAACCGTGTGCTTGTGCAGTTGGTTAAAGAGTTGGAAGGCCGATTGCCGGTTATCGGTGTGGGCGGTATTGTGAACGGTAGTGATGCGGCTGAAAAGATGCGTTTGGGTGCTGCGGCCGTGCAGGTTTACAGCGGCTTGATTTACCGCGGCCCGGAGTTGGTGCGGGAGTGTTTGAAGGCTTGCCGTTGA
- a CDS encoding T6SS phospholipase effector Tle1-like catalytic domain-containing protein, with product MATIKFADRCRTKPFELDRKELTEIAKLRSTLQPANCDSKGRPNVHCSYDLHIGVFFDGTNNNKYFDTQSKSHSNVARLYDVFPGQGATTGTRATRYVNEYNEYETRVTSQDYPKRYHEKMPANIHKYFRKIYVPGVGTPFPDVGDANTRKIFPFIGQNTAGEAFGAYGAERIFWAMAQVLSLAMETCGEGSLPASVIQKIAKGCGGQVFRGESSIRNIFQLHLDPYLPRMQNTRKPNIRNIKLYIFGFSRGAAAARSFASRINYMLQGLKIGFRLELSFLGIFDTVASVGLARSGGGDGHYDWALPKFMSPSVRKCVHLVSAHEIRGSFPLTSAKGITNTEEIAYPGVHSDVGGGYSPFEQGKSTEANGDIGKLSQIPLADMYRKALLSGVPFLLPSEWKSNQSVNEVMAVSKQLIISFNHYYTATYNKNWNTQNNIKHIINYHYSYYVLWHKARYGELAAKLGDKINNENNKTAIRDYNDIVDAEKGLKYELKFLQEYKETRIRSPYSLSNTVIRIPKRPALKNEMTSTRTEYAMREKYQQWEKVLKNLWNGAPLSDSKTIAFFDDYVHDSRAWFRIESPEAWGYLRLRHVY from the coding sequence GTGGCTACAATAAAATTTGCCGATAGATGCAGAACAAAGCCTTTTGAATTAGATCGGAAAGAATTAACCGAGATAGCAAAACTCCGCTCCACCCTCCAACCCGCAAACTGCGACAGCAAAGGCCGCCCCAATGTGCATTGCTCTTACGATCTGCACATCGGCGTATTCTTCGACGGTACTAACAATAACAAATATTTCGACACCCAAAGCAAATCGCACAGCAATGTGGCGCGATTATACGACGTGTTTCCCGGGCAGGGCGCAACCACCGGAACCCGTGCCACCCGGTATGTGAATGAATACAATGAGTATGAAACCCGTGTTACATCTCAGGATTATCCCAAACGCTATCATGAAAAAATGCCCGCCAATATCCATAAATATTTTCGGAAGATTTATGTTCCCGGGGTCGGTACGCCATTTCCTGATGTGGGGGATGCAAATACGCGCAAAATATTTCCGTTTATCGGCCAGAATACTGCCGGGGAAGCTTTCGGTGCCTACGGAGCCGAACGGATTTTCTGGGCGATGGCTCAGGTATTAAGCCTTGCTATGGAGACTTGTGGCGAAGGCAGTTTGCCTGCGAGCGTGATTCAAAAGATAGCTAAGGGTTGCGGAGGGCAGGTTTTTCGCGGTGAATCGAGTATACGTAATATATTTCAGCTGCATTTGGATCCCTACCTGCCCCGGATGCAGAATACCAGAAAGCCCAATATCCGAAATATCAAGCTCTATATTTTCGGTTTCTCACGCGGTGCAGCGGCAGCGCGCAGTTTTGCCAGCAGAATAAATTATATGTTGCAAGGCTTGAAAATCGGATTCCGACTTGAATTGAGCTTTTTAGGGATTTTCGATACGGTGGCTTCGGTTGGACTTGCCCGCTCGGGCGGTGGCGATGGGCATTACGACTGGGCCCTGCCTAAATTTATGTCCCCCTCTGTAAGGAAATGTGTTCATTTGGTGTCGGCACATGAAATACGTGGTTCATTTCCGCTTACTTCTGCAAAAGGCATAACGAATACGGAAGAAATCGCGTATCCGGGTGTGCATTCGGATGTGGGTGGAGGGTATTCGCCTTTCGAACAAGGTAAATCTACGGAAGCTAACGGGGATATAGGGAAATTATCACAAATTCCTTTAGCGGATATGTATCGTAAGGCATTGTTATCAGGTGTGCCTTTCCTGCTTCCTTCCGAATGGAAAAGTAATCAATCGGTTAATGAAGTAATGGCTGTAAGTAAGCAATTGATTATTTCTTTTAATCATTATTATACGGCCACATATAACAAGAATTGGAACACGCAAAACAATATAAAACATATTATCAATTATCACTATTCTTATTATGTTTTATGGCATAAAGCGCGTTATGGTGAATTGGCTGCTAAGCTAGGGGATAAAATCAACAACGAAAACAATAAAACGGCGATAAGAGACTATAACGATATTGTTGATGCTGAAAAAGGATTGAAGTATGAGTTAAAGTTTTTGCAGGAATACAAGGAAACCAGAATACGTTCTCCTTACAGTTTGAGTAATACCGTTATCCGTATACCGAAGCGACCTGCTTTAAAAAATGAAATGACTTCTACCCGAACAGAGTATGCAATGAGAGAAAAATACCAACAATGGGAAAAAGTACTAAAAAATCTATGGAATGGTGCACCTTTAAGTGACAGTAAAACCATTGCTTTCTTTGATGATTATGTACATGATTCCCGGGCATGGTTTCGAATTGAATCGCCGGAGGCATGGGGATATTTACGGCTTCGGCACGTATATTAG
- a CDS encoding DUF3304 domain-containing protein — MKFAFYSFFLTLPLFAGCSQAEDKNQVAVAVRSINYNADRGVTFSLYDVSGQPDPKYKADPHIELRLDGYYPVGGGNLMALDGGGSECCANLPKQWRPGLKYTVLWQAGSADLPDKTVYRHTAELPRYEQPEDLTVVFYPQQKAEFVVGSSYPGEAGWKGREQKEPLEACMDKNDKRFCYMYLPHYDNVNDQFAEWTRIKCRKIFSLSEQDITEFSSWTKADCQDWKNDCIKEWAVTNKKMCDIDWRDPEWGE, encoded by the coding sequence ATGAAGTTTGCCTTTTATTCCTTTTTCTTAACCCTGCCCCTGTTTGCCGGATGCTCACAGGCCGAAGATAAAAATCAGGTGGCAGTGGCTGTGCGCAGCATCAATTACAACGCCGACAGGGGTGTTACCTTCAGCCTATACGATGTATCCGGACAACCCGACCCCAAATACAAAGCCGATCCGCATATCGAACTGCGTTTGGACGGTTACTACCCCGTGGGCGGCGGCAATCTGATGGCGCTGGACGGAGGCGGCAGCGAATGCTGCGCCAACCTGCCGAAACAGTGGCGGCCGGGGTTGAAATATACCGTGTTGTGGCAGGCGGGTTCGGCTGATTTGCCGGATAAGACCGTGTACCGCCATACCGCAGAGCTTCCCCGTTATGAGCAGCCCGAGGATTTGACGGTCGTGTTTTATCCGCAGCAAAAAGCGGAGTTTGTGGTGGGCAGCAGCTACCCGGGGGAAGCGGGCTGGAAAGGGCGGGAGCAGAAAGAACCGCTGGAAGCCTGTATGGACAAGAATGATAAGAGGTTTTGTTATATGTATCTGCCGCATTATGACAATGTAAATGACCAGTTTGCAGAGTGGACTAGAATAAAATGCCGCAAAATATTTTCACTATCAGAACAAGATATAACAGAATTTAGTAGTTGGACAAAAGCTGATTGTCAAGATTGGAAAAATGATTGCATCAAAGAATGGGCTGTTACGAATAAAAAAATGTGTGATATTGACTGGCGTGATCCTGAGTGGGGAGAATAA
- a CDS encoding helix-turn-helix domain-containing protein, whose translation MSKYTPDFKYRAVLHYHQVRSQQRTAEHLNVSRTHLRRWIAAYRQGGIAALQHPQAHSMKTKRKNPFIVDKPDHEKTQAELIEELRYMRAENDYLKHMKAFNEKEENAAKAAKPFKN comes from the coding sequence ATGTCCAAATATACACCAGACTTCAAATACCGAGCCGTACTCCATTATCACCAAGTGCGCAGCCAACAGCGCACCGCAGAGCACCTCAACGTCTCGCGCACACACCTGCGCCGTTGGATAGCCGCCTATCGGCAAGGCGGCATCGCCGCACTGCAACACCCTCAGGCGCACTCCATGAAAACCAAACGCAAAAACCCGTTTATCGTCGACAAGCCCGACCATGAAAAAACCCAGGCAGAGCTGATTGAAGAACTGCGCTATATGCGTGCGGAGAACGACTACCTAAAGCACATGAAAGCCTTCAACGAAAAGGAAGAGAACGCCGCCAAAGCTGCGAAACCGTTCAAAAATTGA
- the tldD gene encoding metalloprotease TldD, with the protein MFHTYQTVQRDLLEANRLSPEILSQSLSIIGNHHVDYADIYCQRTAFESWHLEEGMVKSGSFQIDQGVGVRAVSGDKTAFAYADSLDAASINRSAQAVRAIGAAGQHASVPVAAAHHGKNVHAAVNPIIGLDSAAKVALLNKVEALAKAADPRIVQVMAGLTCEYDMIYLARLDGRHAADIRPMVRLNVTVIAKQGDRREQGSAGGGGRYSLDYFDENRVGQYVQAAVKQALTNLESRPAPAGAMTVVLGNGWPGVLLHEAVGHGLEGDFNRKETSAFAGRIGERVAAKGVTVVDQGDIADRRGSLNIDDEGNETRRTVLIEDGILTGYLQDETNARLMGVSVTGNGRRESYSSTPMPRMTNTFMENGSYDPEEIIASVDKGIYAVNFGGGQVDITSGKFVFSASEAWWVENGKLQYPVKGATIIGNGPEVLKHVSMIGNDTALDTGVGVCGKEGQSVPVGVGQPTLRIDAGLTVGGSEV; encoded by the coding sequence ATGTTCCACACTTATCAAACCGTACAACGCGACTTACTCGAAGCCAACCGATTGTCGCCCGAAATCCTGTCTCAAAGCTTGAGCATCATCGGCAACCATCATGTGGATTATGCCGATATTTACTGCCAACGCACCGCGTTTGAAAGCTGGCATCTCGAAGAAGGCATGGTGAAATCGGGCAGCTTTCAAATTGATCAAGGCGTAGGCGTGCGTGCCGTTTCGGGCGACAAAACCGCTTTTGCCTATGCCGACAGCCTCGATGCCGCCTCTATCAACCGCTCCGCCCAAGCCGTGCGTGCCATCGGAGCGGCCGGCCAACACGCATCGGTGCCGGTGGCTGCCGCCCACCACGGCAAAAACGTACACGCAGCCGTTAACCCGATTATCGGTTTGGATTCGGCGGCCAAAGTGGCTTTGCTCAATAAAGTGGAAGCACTCGCCAAAGCCGCCGACCCGCGCATCGTGCAGGTGATGGCAGGTCTGACTTGCGAATACGACATGATTTATCTTGCCCGTTTAGACGGCAGACACGCCGCCGACATCCGCCCGATGGTGCGCCTGAATGTAACCGTGATCGCCAAGCAGGGCGACCGCCGCGAACAAGGCAGCGCAGGCGGCGGCGGGCGTTACAGCTTGGATTATTTCGACGAAAACCGCGTCGGCCAATATGTTCAAGCCGCCGTAAAACAGGCACTGACCAATCTCGAATCCCGCCCCGCCCCCGCAGGCGCCATGACGGTGGTGCTGGGCAACGGCTGGCCGGGCGTGCTGCTACACGAAGCGGTGGGGCACGGCTTGGAAGGCGATTTCAACCGCAAAGAAACCAGCGCATTTGCCGGAAGAATCGGCGAACGCGTGGCGGCCAAAGGGGTAACGGTTGTCGATCAAGGCGATATTGCCGACCGCCGCGGCTCGCTCAACATCGACGACGAAGGCAACGAAACCCGCCGCACCGTGCTGATTGAAGACGGCATTCTCACCGGCTATCTTCAAGACGAAACCAACGCACGCCTGATGGGCGTATCGGTTACCGGCAACGGCCGCCGCGAAAGCTATTCGTCCACACCCATGCCGCGCATGACCAACACTTTTATGGAAAACGGCAGCTATGATCCCGAAGAAATCATTGCTTCTGTCGACAAAGGCATTTATGCGGTGAACTTCGGCGGCGGTCAGGTAGATATTACCAGCGGCAAATTTGTATTCAGCGCATCCGAAGCGTGGTGGGTGGAAAACGGCAAGCTGCAATACCCCGTAAAAGGGGCAACCATTATCGGCAACGGCCCCGAAGTGCTGAAACACGTTTCGATGATCGGCAACGACACCGCGCTCGACACCGGCGTGGGCGTGTGCGGCAAAGAAGGCCAAAGCGTACCTGTTGGCGTCGGCCAGCCGACTCTGCGGATTGATGCGGGATTAACGGTGGGCGGCAGCGAAGTGTAA
- the metG gene encoding methionine--tRNA ligase encodes MTQRKILVTSALPYANGSIHLGHMVEHIQTDIWVRFQKLRGHQCHYCCADDTHGTPVMLAAQKQGIKPEDMIAKVREEHLADFTGFHIGYDNYYSTHSPENKQLSEQIYLALKANGKIESRVIEQLFDPEKNMFLPDRFVKGECPKCHAKDQYGDNCESCGTTYSPTELINPYSAVSGATPVLKESEHFFFKLGECADYLKEWTSGSTELSDGRTQPHLQAEALNKMNEWLGGGENGETTLSDWDISRDAPYFGFEIPGAPGKYFYVWLDAPVGYMASFKNLCDRTGLNYDEYFQAGSQTEMYHFIGKDILYFHALFWPAMLKFSGHRAPTGVFAHGFLTVDGQKMSKSRGTFITAKSYLDGGLNPEWMRYYIAAKLNSKIEDIDLNLNDFIARVNSDLVGKYVNIAARAAGFIAKRFEGRLKDVSGSELVQKLAAERDNIAADFEHREYAKALREIMALADAVNEYVDANKPWELAKQEGQDASLHEVCSELINAFKILTIYLAPVLPKVAERAAAFLNLDGLRWDAAATVLPEGHTINQYSHLMQRVEQKQVDDLIEANKQSIQTASTEAAPAEKSPYAPVAEQASFDDFMKIDMRVAKVLNCEAVEGSTKLLKFDLDFGFEQRIIFSGIAASYPNPAELNGRMVIAVANFAPRKMAKFGVSEGMILSAATADGKLKLLDVDAGAQPGDKVG; translated from the coding sequence ATGACCCAACGCAAAATCCTCGTTACCTCCGCCCTGCCGTATGCCAACGGCAGCATCCACTTAGGCCACATGGTCGAGCACATCCAAACCGACATCTGGGTGCGCTTTCAAAAACTGCGCGGCCACCAATGCCATTACTGCTGCGCCGACGACACCCACGGTACGCCCGTGATGCTGGCCGCCCAAAAACAAGGCATCAAGCCCGAAGACATGATTGCCAAAGTGCGCGAAGAGCATTTGGCCGACTTTACCGGCTTCCACATCGGCTACGACAACTATTACAGCACCCATTCGCCTGAAAACAAACAGCTTTCCGAACAAATCTACCTTGCCCTCAAAGCCAACGGCAAAATCGAAAGCCGCGTGATCGAGCAGCTGTTCGACCCCGAAAAAAACATGTTCCTGCCCGACCGCTTCGTGAAAGGCGAATGCCCCAAATGCCACGCCAAAGACCAATACGGCGACAACTGCGAATCGTGCGGCACCACCTACTCGCCCACCGAGCTGATCAACCCCTATTCCGCCGTATCCGGCGCCACCCCCGTGCTGAAAGAATCCGAACACTTCTTCTTCAAGCTCGGCGAGTGCGCCGACTACCTGAAAGAATGGACTTCAGGCAGCACTGAGCTTTCAGACGGCCGTACCCAGCCGCACCTGCAAGCCGAAGCCCTCAACAAAATGAACGAATGGCTGGGTGGCGGAGAAAACGGCGAAACCACCCTTTCCGATTGGGACATCAGCCGCGACGCACCTTATTTCGGCTTCGAAATCCCTGGCGCGCCCGGCAAATATTTCTACGTTTGGCTCGACGCGCCCGTCGGCTACATGGCCTCGTTCAAAAACCTGTGCGACCGCACCGGCCTGAATTACGACGAATATTTCCAAGCCGGCAGCCAAACCGAGATGTATCACTTCATCGGCAAAGACATTCTCTACTTCCACGCCCTGTTTTGGCCCGCCATGCTCAAATTCAGCGGCCACCGCGCCCCCACCGGCGTGTTCGCCCACGGCTTTTTAACCGTCGACGGCCAAAAAATGTCCAAATCGCGCGGCACCTTCATCACCGCCAAATCCTACCTCGACGGCGGCCTCAACCCCGAATGGATGCGCTACTACATCGCCGCCAAACTCAACAGCAAAATCGAAGACATCGACTTGAACCTGAACGACTTCATCGCCCGCGTCAACAGCGATTTGGTCGGCAAATACGTCAACATCGCCGCCCGCGCCGCAGGCTTTATCGCCAAACGCTTTGAAGGCCGTCTGAAAGACGTTTCAGGCAGCGAATTGGTACAAAAACTCGCCGCCGAGCGCGACAACATCGCCGCCGATTTCGAACACCGCGAATACGCCAAAGCCCTGCGGGAAATCATGGCGCTGGCCGACGCAGTAAACGAATACGTCGATGCCAACAAACCGTGGGAATTGGCCAAACAAGAAGGCCAAGACGCGAGCCTGCACGAAGTATGCAGCGAGCTGATCAACGCCTTCAAAATCCTCACCATCTACCTCGCGCCCGTGCTGCCGAAAGTAGCCGAGCGCGCCGCCGCCTTCCTCAATCTCGACGGCCTGCGCTGGGACGCCGCCGCAACCGTGCTGCCCGAAGGCCACACCATCAACCAATACTCACATTTAATGCAACGAGTGGAGCAAAAACAAGTGGACGATTTAATCGAAGCCAACAAACAAAGCATTCAGACGGCCTCAACCGAAGCCGCCCCCGCCGAAAAATCCCCATACGCGCCCGTCGCCGAACAAGCGAGCTTCGACGACTTCATGAAAATCGACATGCGCGTCGCCAAAGTGCTGAACTGCGAAGCCGTCGAAGGCAGCACCAAACTGCTCAAATTCGACCTCGACTTCGGCTTTGAACAACGCATCATCTTCTCAGGCATCGCCGCCAGCTATCCCAACCCCGCCGAACTCAACGGCCGCATGGTCATCGCCGTCGCCAACTTCGCCCCGCGCAAAATGGCCAAATTCGGCGTATCCGAAGGCATGATCCTTTCCGCCGCCACGGCAGACGGCAAATTGAAGCTGCTGGACGTGGATGCAGGCGCACAGCCGGGGGATAAGGTGGGTTAA
- a CDS encoding DUF4123 domain-containing protein, translating into MNEVINITFQSLQKNNGELYFYALLDQSQLSMRQRALPYDFPCVSIWKNVLKMNDESISPQLINLDTAKPITAFLQKIKPAWRNKPLYSLLVSPMPIETLAVHLGKYSICKTVSDGQNLILRFADTRILPLMKTALSEKQKKHFFEPITLWAYPDITGEWQYLEGGGQKETQPLQDMLELTDKQYETFLDGMIPYTVYQKICGHFDEKTVNKYQSFIWREVQERITTTDVSSPTFYLDTVMKNCLDAIENHIQVQNDTLNITG; encoded by the coding sequence ATGAACGAAGTAATTAATATCACATTTCAGTCTTTACAAAAAAATAACGGGGAATTGTATTTTTATGCTTTGCTCGACCAGAGCCAACTGTCTATGCGCCAACGTGCTTTACCATATGATTTTCCCTGCGTCTCTATATGGAAAAATGTTTTAAAAATGAATGATGAAAGCATTTCTCCGCAACTTATTAATCTGGACACAGCGAAGCCCATAACTGCTTTCTTACAGAAAATCAAACCGGCATGGCGCAACAAGCCCTTATACAGCCTGTTGGTCAGCCCCATGCCTATCGAAACATTAGCAGTACATTTGGGAAAATACAGTATCTGCAAAACTGTTTCAGACGGCCAGAATTTAATACTTCGTTTTGCAGACACCCGCATCTTGCCCCTGATGAAAACAGCATTGTCTGAAAAACAGAAAAAGCATTTTTTTGAGCCTATTACCCTTTGGGCTTATCCTGACATAACCGGAGAATGGCAGTATTTAGAAGGTGGCGGGCAAAAAGAAACACAACCGCTGCAAGATATGCTCGAATTGACAGATAAGCAGTACGAAACCTTTCTTGACGGAATGATACCTTATACGGTTTATCAGAAAATATGCGGGCATTTTGACGAAAAAACTGTTAACAAATATCAAAGTTTTATTTGGAGAGAAGTTCAAGAGCGTATAACTACAACGGATGTTTCATCTCCTACATTTTATTTGGATACTGTTATGAAAAATTGCCTAGACGCAATAGAAAACCATATACAGGTGCAAAACGATACCCTTAACATAACAGGTTAA
- a CDS encoding type VI secretion system Vgr family protein — MTQTQSYHLTLSRFTPSLSVVSFTATEALNTAYRLDIELTSADADLPLSSYINQAAKFTVTPVSSDALGLIEGMIAPQALKEWSGIITSCEKLSVSADETRYRMVLEPRIAALKHHRTSRLFQNQNVPDIISSLLKHHGFSGVDFRFNTSREYGVREYVTQYQESDFAFINRLCEEEGIWYAFEQNAQYGDVAVFGDDAAHYFRDNRHPYAYRPHGGLESVGEEAVFALQVKHNPILESIRVSDYNYRDADTDLSSEVTAKDTESDSSVLLGSDSHWGLHQKTPAEAQLQTALLQQLDHSRRIVASGSGNITALSPGQVFQTAPAFSEAPNGWLVVSLTHSGSRDQAYSHTFTAIPADSIFRPERITPLPKIQGSLPARVTSPGNYTYAYIDNMGRYRVKLPFDLDEWSPGGESRPIRLTKPYAGPDYGQHFPLHEGTEVMLSFVQGNPDRPYISGVMHDSSHPDHVPADWNTRNVIRTWANNKLRMEDKQGQEHIKLATEYGKTQLNLGHIVDSQRQKRGDNGEGFELRTDSWGALRAGKGLFISADAQSQASGQVLDMDAAIAQLEQAISLAKSLNKSAQTAQNEATEAEEQAGRLNDSLKQLQRSGIIQSAPNGIATATPQSQLHTAGQHIHHISGGDTDISTGRNFTAHAVGSVNLFAQSSGAKLQANQGKVEIQAQNDEMQINALKDATITSSAGKVTVAAKDEILLTSGGAYIKIKDGNIELGCPKMVWVKCAGFQVMEPSSINPPLPEFPLTVCEDCLKLAAESGSPFALI, encoded by the coding sequence ATGACCCAAACCCAATCCTACCATCTCACCCTCTCCCGCTTCACTCCCTCTCTCTCCGTCGTCTCCTTCACCGCTACCGAAGCACTCAACACAGCCTACCGTCTCGACATCGAACTCACTTCTGCCGATGCCGATTTGCCGCTGTCATCGTATATCAACCAAGCGGCCAAGTTTACGGTAACTCCGGTGAGTTCTGATGCGTTGGGATTGATCGAAGGGATGATCGCCCCCCAAGCGCTGAAGGAATGGAGCGGCATCATCACATCCTGCGAGAAGCTGTCGGTATCGGCTGACGAAACCCGTTACCGCATGGTATTGGAACCGCGCATCGCCGCATTGAAGCACCACCGCACTTCGCGGCTGTTTCAAAACCAAAACGTGCCCGACATCATTTCGTCGCTGTTGAAACATCACGGCTTCTCAGGCGTCGATTTCCGTTTCAACACTTCCCGCGAATACGGTGTGCGCGAGTATGTGACCCAGTATCAGGAATCCGACTTTGCCTTTATCAACCGGCTGTGTGAAGAAGAAGGCATTTGGTACGCCTTCGAGCAGAATGCCCAATATGGCGATGTGGCGGTATTCGGTGACGATGCCGCCCATTATTTTCGCGACAACCGTCATCCGTATGCCTACCGCCCCCACGGCGGGTTGGAGAGTGTCGGCGAGGAAGCGGTGTTCGCCTTACAGGTGAAACACAATCCCATTCTCGAATCCATCCGCGTCAGCGACTACAACTACCGCGATGCCGATACCGATTTGTCGTCCGAAGTAACGGCGAAGGACACGGAAAGCGACAGCAGCGTTCTACTCGGCAGCGACAGCCATTGGGGTTTGCATCAAAAGACCCCCGCAGAAGCCCAACTTCAGACGGCCTTACTGCAACAGCTCGACCACAGCCGCCGTATCGTCGCATCCGGCAGCGGCAACATCACCGCCCTCAGCCCCGGCCAAGTGTTTCAGACCGCCCCGGCCTTCAGCGAAGCGCCCAACGGCTGGTTGGTGGTATCACTCACCCACAGCGGCAGCCGCGACCAAGCATACAGCCATACTTTCACCGCCATTCCCGCCGACAGCATCTTCCGCCCCGAACGCATCACTCCGCTGCCGAAGATACAGGGCAGCCTACCCGCACGAGTCACCAGCCCCGGCAACTACACCTACGCCTATATCGACAATATGGGGCGCTACCGCGTCAAACTGCCGTTCGACCTCGACGAATGGAGCCCGGGCGGGGAAAGCCGCCCCATCCGCCTGACCAAACCCTATGCCGGCCCCGACTACGGCCAACACTTCCCCTTACACGAAGGTACCGAAGTGATGCTGTCGTTCGTACAGGGCAATCCCGATAGGCCGTATATCTCGGGTGTGATGCACGACAGTTCCCACCCCGACCACGTTCCCGCCGACTGGAACACCCGCAACGTTATCCGCACCTGGGCGAACAACAAACTGCGGATGGAAGACAAACAGGGTCAGGAACATATCAAACTGGCGACCGAATACGGCAAAACCCAACTCAACCTCGGCCATATCGTCGACAGCCAACGCCAAAAACGTGGCGACAACGGCGAAGGCTTCGAGTTGCGTACCGACAGCTGGGGCGCATTGCGGGCGGGCAAGGGTTTGTTCATCAGTGCCGATGCTCAGAGTCAGGCTTCGGGACAGGTGTTGGATATGGATGCCGCCATCGCCCAGCTCGAACAGGCAATCTCCCTAGCCAAAAGCCTTAACAAATCCGCGCAAACCGCCCAAAACGAAGCCACCGAAGCCGAAGAACAGGCAGGCCGTCTGAACGACAGCCTCAAACAGCTGCAACGTTCGGGCATCATCCAATCCGCCCCCAACGGCATCGCCACCGCCACCCCGCAAAGCCAACTGCACACCGCCGGCCAACACATCCACCATATCAGCGGCGGCGACACCGACATCAGCACCGGCCGCAACTTTACCGCCCATGCAGTCGGAAGCGTCAACCTGTTTGCCCAAAGCAGCGGCGCGAAGTTACAGGCCAATCAGGGCAAGGTAGAGATTCAGGCACAGAACGACGAGATGCAGATCAACGCCCTCAAAGACGCCACCATTACCAGCAGCGCCGGCAAAGTAACCGTGGCAGCGAAAGACGAAATCCTGCTCACCAGCGGCGGGGCATACATCAAGATTAAAGACGGCAACATCGAACTGGGCTGCCCGAAGATGGTGTGGGTGAAATGTGCGGGGTTTCAGGTGATGGAGCCGAGTAGTATCAATCCACCACTTCCGGAGTTTCCGTTAACTGTATGTGAAGACTGTTTGAAATTAGCAGCTGAAAGTGGCAGTCCTTTTGCATTAATTTAA